CATACTTTATATTTTTTTAAAATGACACAAAAACCCTCCCATGCTAGGAAGGTTCTTTCATGTTCTCGAATATACTTACTAGTAAAGCCTTCTGAGCATGCAAACGATTCTCCGCTTGCGTAAAAACAATCGAGTGCATACCATCGATGATTTCACTCGTCACTTCTTCCCCGCGGTGTGCAGGTAAACAATGTAAAAAACGATATGTCTTCTTTGCATATTGGACAAGTTCACAATTGATTTGAAATGGCTGAAATATTACCTTTTTTTCTTGAGCGCCTTCTTGCCCCATACTCATCCAAACATCAGTATAAACAAAATCAGCTTCTGCTACTGCTAGCTGTGGGGCATGGAAAAATTCAAGTTTTGCTCCAGTCTCTTCAGCAATTTCTAATGCTTTTTGTATCATTCTCCCGTTTGGCTCATAACCTCTTGGTGTTGCGACTGCCATATCCATTCCTACTTTTGCACTCGCTACTAATAAAGAATGGCATACGTTATTTCCATCACCTATATAAGCTAGTTTTATG
The window above is part of the Bacillus cytotoxicus NVH 391-98 genome. Proteins encoded here:
- the argF gene encoding ornithine carbamoyltransferase; translated protein: MSIVQVPKLQTKHVLTLEELTQEEIISVIKFAIYLKKNKHEPFLKGKILGLIFDKQSTRTRVSFEAGMMQLGGHGMFLSGKDMQLGRGESIADTAKVLSKYIDGIMIRTFSHADVEELAKKANIPVINGLTDDHHPCQALADLMTIYEEVRTFKGIKLAYIGDGNNVCHSLLVASAKVGMDMAVATPRGYEPNGRMIQKALEIAEETGAKLEFFHAPQLAVAEADFVYTDVWMSMGQEGAQEKKVIFQPFQINCELVQYAKKTYRFLHCLPAHRGEEVTSEIIDGMHSIVFTQAENRLHAQKALLVSIFENMKEPS